A single window of Nakamurella alba DNA harbors:
- a CDS encoding class I SAM-dependent methyltransferase, producing MSDQLDRPDAQTTTRTRPGGRPRRTGMFVREFLRSPLTTASLVPSSPALAAAMIARRADGRAPEVVVELGPGTGAFTTALQAIRPARHVAIELNPTLAAGLAADFPDVEVVTAAAADLRDVLAGRGLSGAVDLVVSGLPWQAFAGDAGHDLIGDVAGALRPDGAYTQFTYSWTRWAPPGRRQLGMLAQQFRAIAVDGPIWRNFPAATVYTCRGPIAPPAG from the coding sequence ATGTCAGATCAACTGGACCGTCCGGATGCGCAGACCACCACCCGCACCCGTCCCGGGGGCCGTCCGCGCCGGACCGGCATGTTCGTCCGGGAGTTCCTGCGCAGCCCGCTGACCACCGCGTCGCTGGTGCCGAGCTCACCGGCGCTGGCCGCGGCGATGATCGCCCGCCGGGCGGACGGCCGGGCGCCGGAGGTGGTCGTCGAGCTCGGCCCCGGCACCGGCGCGTTCACCACCGCACTGCAGGCGATCCGGCCCGCCCGGCACGTCGCGATCGAGCTGAACCCGACGCTGGCGGCCGGACTGGCGGCCGACTTCCCCGACGTCGAGGTGGTGACCGCGGCGGCGGCCGACCTGCGCGACGTGCTGGCCGGACGGGGGCTGTCCGGTGCGGTCGACCTGGTGGTCAGCGGGCTGCCGTGGCAGGCCTTCGCCGGCGACGCGGGCCACGACCTCATCGGGGACGTCGCCGGTGCACTGCGCCCCGACGGCGCGTACACCCAGTTCACCTACAGCTGGACCCGCTGGGCCCCGCCCGGCCGGCGGCAGCTCGGGATGCTCGCCCAGCAGTTCCGGGCGATCGCCGTCGACGGGCCGATCTGGCGGAACTTCCCGGCGGCCACCGTCTACACCTGCCGCGGACCGATCGCTCCCCCGGCGGGCTGA
- a CDS encoding response regulator: protein MIRVLVVDDQELVRSGLRMLCESAPDLEIVAEARNGAEAVRLVDDTVPDVVLMDLRMPVIDGIAATSAIRGSRPATRVVALTTFDDDDHLYPALSAGACGLLTKDSSPAELLSAIRRAAAGENPFTPSVLQRLMARAVEAGGSPAPQAATELPTLTERELEVLTRLGAGMSNAEIAAVMNISVTTVKTHVTGIMDKTGSRSRVHLAVLAVRAGLVV, encoded by the coding sequence ATGATCCGGGTGCTGGTGGTCGACGACCAGGAGCTGGTGCGGTCCGGGTTGCGGATGCTGTGCGAGTCGGCCCCGGACCTGGAGATCGTTGCCGAGGCACGGAACGGCGCCGAGGCGGTGCGACTGGTCGACGACACCGTGCCGGACGTGGTGCTGATGGACCTGCGGATGCCGGTGATAGACGGGATCGCCGCGACCTCCGCCATCCGCGGGTCCCGGCCGGCCACCCGGGTGGTGGCGTTGACCACCTTCGACGACGACGACCACCTCTACCCGGCGTTGTCCGCCGGTGCCTGTGGGCTGCTCACCAAGGACTCCTCGCCGGCCGAGCTGCTGTCCGCGATCCGCCGCGCGGCGGCCGGGGAGAACCCGTTCACCCCGTCGGTGCTGCAGCGGCTGATGGCCCGGGCCGTGGAGGCCGGCGGGTCGCCCGCCCCGCAGGCCGCCACCGAGCTGCCCACCCTCACCGAGCGGGAGCTGGAGGTGTTGACCCGCCTCGGCGCCGGGATGAGCAACGCCGAGATCGCCGCCGTCATGAACATCTCGGTGACCACGGTGAAGACCCACGTCACCGGGATCATGGACAAGACCGGCTCGCGCAGCCGGGTGCACCTCGCTGTGCTCGCGGTGCGGGCCGGTCTGGTCGTCTGA
- a CDS encoding SNARE-associated domain-containing protein, whose amino-acid sequence MLTDLLAGLPTSPVVLVVVALLVAEAALLVGVLLPGSSAVLLLGAAGSGSGVPAPVLAVIAALASVTGGLVAGRLGRRSPLPPRLLVHVPPRWVGGRPAGALIASAQALGGARTVLPRIWAAGGLSPARWLMIAGPAALAWAGLWTWLGASAVAVPAALEPALLGGGLLVVVALVLRRRAAGRRHAASPAPTPEAVPIG is encoded by the coding sequence GTGCTCACCGATCTGCTCGCCGGCCTGCCGACGTCCCCCGTCGTGCTGGTGGTGGTGGCGCTGCTGGTGGCGGAGGCGGCCCTTCTGGTCGGCGTGCTGCTGCCGGGCAGTTCCGCGGTGCTGCTGCTCGGCGCCGCCGGTTCCGGATCAGGAGTGCCGGCCCCGGTGCTGGCCGTGATCGCGGCGCTGGCCTCGGTGACCGGTGGGCTGGTGGCGGGAAGGCTGGGCCGGCGTTCGCCGCTGCCGCCGCGGCTGCTGGTGCACGTGCCCCCGCGCTGGGTCGGTGGCCGACCGGCCGGTGCGCTGATCGCGTCGGCCCAGGCCCTCGGCGGGGCCCGGACGGTGCTGCCACGGATCTGGGCGGCGGGCGGGCTGTCCCCCGCACGCTGGCTGATGATCGCCGGTCCGGCCGCGCTCGCCTGGGCAGGACTCTGGACATGGCTCGGCGCGTCCGCGGTGGCGGTGCCGGCGGCGCTCGAGCCCGCCCTGCTCGGGGGCGGCCTGCTGGTGGTGGTGGCCCTGGTCCTCCGACGGCGGGCGGCAGGCCGCCGTCACGCAGCGTCGCCGGCACCGACCCCGGAGGCCGTACCGATCGGCTGA
- a CDS encoding peptide MFS transporter — protein sequence MSTPPPTIPPTLPSVGTAPDPSSGSTRTFFGQPWSLANIFGVEMWERFSFYGMQGILLIYLWFPVAQGGLAIDQGVAAGIVGAYGGTVYLSTVLGAWLADRVFGSERVLFGSAILIMIGHVALAVLPGVIGVGVGLCAVAIGSGGLKANTTTIVGSLYSEHDPRRDAGFSLFYLGINLGALVGPLLTGLLQSELGFHYGFGLAALGMALGLVQYSFGRRILPDITRHPSNPLPASRRPLMAGIALAGVVVIVLVVLIGWVTADNLDDVVALVTLAAALGYFAVILRDPALSAIERKRVFAFVPLFLASTAFWSLYQQQFTVLTIYSADKLDRNLFGWEMPISWVQSINPVFVILLSGVFAAIWLRLGDRQPTTPIKFALGTAVMGVAFLLFLPFASGGAGSTPLLAMCGILFVFTIAELLLSPVGLSLATKLAPRKFPAQMVALFYLSIALGSALSGVFAEFFDVNNEAPYFGILGAVAVGIGVLLAVSARPISRLMSGVR from the coding sequence ATGTCAACGCCACCGCCGACGATCCCGCCGACCCTGCCGTCCGTCGGCACCGCACCGGATCCGTCGAGCGGCAGCACCCGCACCTTCTTCGGCCAGCCCTGGTCGCTGGCCAACATCTTCGGCGTCGAGATGTGGGAGCGGTTCTCCTTCTACGGCATGCAGGGCATCCTGCTCATCTACCTGTGGTTCCCGGTGGCGCAGGGCGGCCTGGCCATCGACCAGGGTGTGGCGGCCGGCATCGTCGGCGCCTACGGCGGCACCGTGTACCTCTCCACCGTGCTCGGCGCCTGGCTCGCCGACCGGGTCTTCGGCAGCGAGCGGGTGCTGTTCGGTTCGGCGATCCTGATCATGATCGGGCACGTCGCGCTGGCGGTGCTGCCGGGCGTGATCGGCGTCGGGGTCGGGCTCTGCGCGGTGGCGATCGGGTCCGGCGGGCTGAAGGCCAACACCACCACCATCGTCGGATCCCTCTACAGCGAGCACGATCCGCGCCGGGATGCCGGCTTCTCCCTCTTCTACCTCGGCATCAATCTGGGCGCCCTGGTCGGCCCGCTGCTCACCGGCCTGCTGCAGTCCGAGCTCGGCTTCCACTACGGGTTCGGGCTGGCTGCGCTGGGCATGGCGCTCGGCCTGGTCCAGTACTCGTTCGGCCGACGGATCCTGCCGGACATCACCCGGCACCCGTCGAATCCGCTGCCCGCCTCCCGGCGTCCGCTGATGGCCGGGATCGCCCTCGCCGGCGTCGTGGTCATCGTGCTGGTGGTGCTGATCGGCTGGGTGACCGCCGACAACCTCGACGACGTGGTCGCTCTCGTGACGCTGGCCGCCGCGCTCGGCTACTTCGCGGTGATCCTGCGCGATCCGGCGCTGAGCGCGATCGAGCGGAAGCGGGTCTTCGCGTTCGTCCCGCTCTTCCTGGCCAGCACCGCGTTCTGGTCGCTGTACCAGCAGCAGTTCACCGTGCTGACCATCTACTCGGCGGACAAGCTGGACCGGAACCTGTTCGGCTGGGAGATGCCGATCTCGTGGGTGCAGTCGATCAACCCGGTCTTCGTGATCCTGCTGTCCGGTGTGTTCGCCGCGATCTGGCTGCGGCTGGGCGACCGGCAGCCGACGACGCCGATCAAGTTCGCCCTCGGCACCGCCGTGATGGGCGTGGCCTTCCTGCTGTTCCTGCCGTTCGCCTCCGGCGGGGCCGGCAGCACCCCGCTGCTGGCGATGTGCGGGATCCTGTTCGTCTTCACCATCGCCGAGCTGCTGCTCTCACCGGTCGGGCTGTCGCTGGCCACCAAGCTGGCACCACGCAAGTTCCCGGCCCAGATGGTGGCGCTGTTCTACCTGTCGATCGCCCTGGGCAGCGCGCTCTCCGGGGTGTTCGCCGAGTTCTTCGACGTGAACAACGAGGCCCCGTACTTCGGCATCCTGGGGGCCGTCGCGGTCGGCATCGGGGTGCTGCTGGCGGTGTCGGCCAGGCCGATCTCCCGGTTGATGAGCGGGGTGCGCTGA
- a CDS encoding protein kinase domain-containing protein — protein MTLPDGALFAGFTIIRELGHGGMGVVYLARHPRLPRQVALKLLRSDLSADPAFVERFRREAEIVAGLDHPAIVPVDDCGAENGRLWLSMPYIDGTNADLALAEDGESTGAGMSPERAVHIVERVASALDFAHRHSLIHRDVKPANILLAPGDEGDPERVWLSDFGVAKAFGDLEAAAPALTITGGVVATIDYAAPEQIEGRPLDGRCDVYALGCVLYKLLTGRIPFPGENLAAKVYARLHHEPPRPSALVPGLPPALDEVVATALARDPDHRYRSCRAMAIAARAALSRAGAGGGDDPTIALTEAMTRLLGHRTGPQGSGAQAGGTGSFTAATTAMPGGTPTGPPPPQTAPPRFAGPPPPQSGFAGPPPAGPMPSSGQMPSSGPVPSSGPAPGGGRPGAPRNNWADTAVPGMPGPMVGPDQGSAPKDNRARNRTLLAVGMVLVAAAILVGGLYAVNLFDKRGDSGATTGAGTAGSTTGSASRPPSTGGTSSVPSSPPASSATQSVNPPTSPSAGSSTPPSSAQSFPSTTELPAGALPQAANPLADSTIVVALDAGQGNRLYAVNSATGAAGFPLNEPAGAGPNPLISPDRRTIAWFQVPGDGAPASMQAIAADGSGPQVELFGVPEGCDGFQRPAWNPADAEQMALICTSADGSTRLLLVNLDGSVQDEIVHDGVAKIDDVSYSADGRSVTYWGSEDNGASSGTLYVQSLADTTPVALTSGVAVVDPVFSHDGQTIVFASGRTIQSIPATGGDPTVLYDGESPVAGPIWSPDDTRIAFKQFDQGQQATLWAVGADGSDPARVTEVGTVFGSPAWGNR, from the coding sequence GTGACGCTCCCCGACGGCGCCTTGTTCGCCGGGTTCACGATCATCCGTGAGCTCGGCCACGGCGGCATGGGCGTGGTCTACCTGGCCCGCCACCCGCGACTGCCCCGGCAGGTCGCGCTCAAGCTGCTGCGCTCGGACCTGAGCGCCGACCCGGCGTTCGTCGAGCGGTTCCGCCGGGAGGCCGAGATCGTCGCCGGGCTCGACCATCCGGCGATCGTGCCGGTCGACGACTGCGGCGCGGAGAACGGCCGGCTGTGGCTGTCCATGCCCTACATCGACGGCACCAACGCCGATCTCGCGCTCGCCGAGGACGGCGAGAGCACCGGTGCCGGGATGTCGCCGGAGCGGGCCGTGCACATCGTCGAGAGAGTGGCCTCCGCACTGGATTTCGCCCACCGCCACAGCCTGATCCATCGTGACGTCAAGCCGGCCAACATCCTGCTGGCACCCGGCGACGAGGGGGATCCGGAGCGGGTCTGGCTGTCGGACTTCGGCGTCGCCAAGGCTTTCGGCGACCTGGAGGCGGCGGCCCCGGCGCTGACCATCACCGGCGGCGTGGTGGCGACCATCGACTACGCGGCGCCGGAGCAGATCGAGGGCCGGCCGCTGGACGGCCGGTGCGACGTCTACGCGCTCGGTTGCGTCCTCTACAAGCTGCTGACCGGCCGCATCCCGTTCCCCGGCGAGAACCTGGCCGCCAAGGTCTACGCCCGGCTGCACCACGAACCCCCGCGCCCGTCCGCCCTCGTCCCCGGGCTGCCCCCGGCCCTGGACGAGGTGGTGGCGACAGCGCTCGCCCGCGACCCGGATCATCGCTACCGCAGCTGCCGCGCGATGGCCATCGCCGCCCGCGCGGCCCTGTCCCGGGCGGGAGCCGGCGGCGGTGACGACCCCACGATCGCGCTGACCGAGGCGATGACGCGGCTGCTGGGTCACCGGACCGGTCCGCAGGGGTCCGGGGCGCAGGCCGGTGGCACCGGGAGCTTCACGGCGGCCACCACGGCGATGCCGGGCGGCACTCCTACCGGGCCGCCCCCTCCGCAGACCGCACCGCCCCGGTTCGCCGGACCCCCGCCGCCGCAGAGCGGCTTCGCCGGACCACCACCTGCCGGACCGATGCCTTCCTCGGGGCAGATGCCGTCGTCCGGACCGGTGCCGTCGTCGGGACCGGCGCCCGGCGGGGGCCGGCCGGGGGCGCCGCGGAACAACTGGGCCGACACCGCCGTCCCGGGAATGCCGGGGCCGATGGTGGGCCCGGACCAGGGCTCAGCACCGAAGGACAACCGCGCCCGCAACCGGACGCTGCTCGCGGTCGGCATGGTGCTTGTCGCCGCGGCGATCCTGGTCGGTGGCCTCTACGCGGTCAACCTTTTCGACAAGCGCGGCGACAGCGGCGCGACGACCGGGGCCGGTACCGCGGGATCGACGACGGGCAGCGCATCCCGGCCCCCGTCGACCGGCGGCACGTCCTCCGTGCCTTCCAGCCCACCCGCGTCGTCGGCCACCCAGTCCGTGAATCCGCCGACCTCGCCGTCCGCCGGTTCGTCGACCCCGCCGTCGTCAGCGCAGTCGTTCCCCAGCACCACAGAGCTGCCGGCCGGGGCGCTCCCGCAGGCGGCGAACCCGCTCGCCGACTCGACGATCGTCGTCGCGCTCGACGCCGGCCAGGGCAACCGGCTGTACGCGGTGAACTCGGCGACCGGCGCCGCGGGATTCCCGCTGAACGAGCCGGCCGGTGCCGGCCCGAACCCGCTGATCTCCCCCGACCGCAGGACCATCGCCTGGTTCCAGGTACCGGGCGACGGCGCTCCGGCGTCGATGCAGGCGATCGCCGCCGACGGCAGCGGCCCGCAGGTCGAGCTCTTCGGGGTGCCGGAGGGCTGCGACGGTTTCCAACGTCCCGCATGGAACCCGGCCGATGCCGAGCAGATGGCACTGATCTGCACCTCCGCCGACGGCAGCACCCGACTGCTGCTGGTGAACCTCGACGGCAGCGTGCAGGACGAGATCGTGCACGACGGTGTCGCCAAGATCGACGACGTCTCCTACTCGGCCGACGGCCGCAGCGTGACCTACTGGGGTTCCGAGGACAACGGCGCCTCCAGCGGCACGCTGTACGTGCAGAGCCTGGCCGACACCACGCCGGTGGCCTTGACGTCCGGCGTGGCGGTCGTGGACCCGGTGTTCTCGCACGACGGCCAGACGATCGTGTTCGCCTCCGGCAGGACCATCCAGTCCATTCCGGCCACCGGCGGCGATCCCACCGTGCTCTACGACGGCGAGAGTCCGGTCGCCGGCCCGATCTGGTCCCCCGACG
- a CDS encoding sensor histidine kinase, whose product MEVVPRTQGHWFSRSTVEEPVLLPGRLSWLRLLAVPLLLGLPHFVWQEPLPPTWTALGAVASALFLLAGRWPVAAAIGQVTLLLVVQAFHEDMLAFKVMASIAVFEAALTSPPRRAAVPAVLLAGGTVCTMLWPPAHEAGLVIYKVSLMVIAPALLGAFLYAQHRAARERHAAAVAAEMRRRLAERDAAHRSRAAIARELHDVVAHHVASIALRTAVARDVLPDLDPAARRVLDEVNGAAALTLTEMRRLVALLRVPEPGSPGQGPRGEPVDDEPPVISEVEMLDTARLVPELHQLTRRMREVGLSVDLELTGDTADLDAGQALAVLRISQEALTNVLRHAGRGAAVAVRVRRTAAAVGVTVTDGGPLGAADGSGHPPSEKQAEKQAAAGDVGGSGGYGLIGLRERVELLSGSISAGPHLQGWRVHARIPVTDPAAGTVTDPAAAAPTGRPSSVCAKPSRAGIPA is encoded by the coding sequence ATGGAGGTGGTCCCGCGTACCCAGGGGCACTGGTTCAGCCGGTCGACGGTGGAGGAACCGGTGCTGCTGCCCGGTCGGCTGTCGTGGTTGCGGCTGCTGGCCGTCCCGCTGCTGCTGGGGCTCCCGCACTTCGTGTGGCAGGAGCCGCTGCCGCCCACCTGGACCGCCCTCGGCGCGGTCGCCTCCGCCCTGTTCCTGCTGGCCGGACGCTGGCCGGTGGCCGCCGCGATCGGCCAGGTGACCCTGCTGCTGGTGGTGCAGGCCTTCCACGAGGACATGCTGGCGTTCAAGGTCATGGCCAGCATCGCCGTGTTCGAGGCGGCGCTGACCAGTCCGCCGCGCCGGGCCGCGGTGCCGGCCGTACTGCTGGCCGGTGGCACCGTCTGCACGATGCTGTGGCCGCCCGCGCACGAGGCCGGCCTGGTCATCTACAAGGTCTCGCTGATGGTGATCGCGCCGGCCCTGCTCGGCGCCTTCCTCTACGCCCAGCACCGGGCGGCACGGGAGCGGCACGCGGCCGCGGTGGCCGCCGAGATGCGCCGCCGGCTGGCCGAACGCGATGCGGCGCACCGGTCCCGGGCCGCCATCGCCAGGGAGCTGCACGACGTCGTCGCCCACCACGTGGCCTCCATCGCCCTGCGCACCGCGGTGGCCCGCGACGTGCTGCCCGACCTGGACCCCGCGGCCCGGCGGGTGCTGGACGAGGTCAACGGCGCGGCCGCGCTGACCCTCACCGAGATGCGCCGGCTGGTCGCGCTGCTGCGGGTGCCGGAGCCCGGGTCACCCGGTCAGGGGCCGCGTGGCGAGCCGGTCGACGACGAGCCGCCGGTCATCTCCGAGGTCGAGATGCTGGACACCGCAAGGCTCGTCCCGGAACTGCACCAGCTGACCCGGCGGATGCGCGAGGTCGGGCTGTCCGTCGACCTCGAGCTCACCGGCGACACCGCCGACCTGGACGCCGGCCAGGCGCTGGCGGTGCTGCGGATCTCCCAGGAGGCGTTGACGAACGTGCTGCGGCACGCCGGCCGGGGCGCCGCCGTCGCGGTCCGCGTCCGGCGCACGGCTGCGGCCGTGGGGGTGACCGTCACCGACGGCGGTCCGCTCGGCGCTGCCGACGGGTCCGGGCACCCACCATCCGAGAAGCAGGCCGAGAAGCAAGCAGCAGCAGGTGATGTCGGCGGCTCAGGGGGGTACGGCCTGATCGGGCTGCGGGAGCGGGTGGAACTGCTCTCCGGCAGCATCAGCGCCGGGCCGCACCTGCAGGGCTGGCGGGTGCACGCCCGGATCCCGGTGACCGACCCGGCGGCCGGCACGGTGACCGACCCGGCCGCCGCTGCGCCGACGGGCAGACCGTCGTCCGTCTGCGCCAAGCCGTCCCGTGCCGGGATCCCGGCATGA